Proteins encoded together in one Arvicanthis niloticus isolate mArvNil1 chromosome 7, mArvNil1.pat.X, whole genome shotgun sequence window:
- the Prr14l gene encoding protein PRR14L isoform X3 has translation MLSSGVETQPVPLDSSMSAVVQELYSELSDLLLRQSSKGPVCADLAGDPQKNRGNVHNTTGTLPEPTEERQGNCTVSKMSKGKEESCDLHPVCKEDDNHQQSLSHRKEKHSSAHDSAIATGSRDTIKPSEENSKMLYLTPSLSGPKSLEKCGFESSGLVKTSEKMHKVDQSKDFTCGEERTVESSNHSNYHTQAGCSSADSCSSMLNSSTEATEIMFKKNDVKITLNLHGNLINSEDHRKTVVDVTHPEKHSEKSSFFLLVNIEESEQAAVKSSALNGKIYSKDAKSVVSIQRNLDDSLPNKAFSNDFPSERKPLQHLMPEDPVSSERNEIPKPKKGTAKLPPSLENPVQTSCDSISHFDEPISTCEMIGRSPNRELVTHKIEQECVPHQQVSLSSQDHVTTDTSVNREMPSATCRAVQESHPLENGVNVTADTQTIPAETKMEAMSPQGDKACGASSYIQTLNIKTKSSEGQKEMTGEHSMLFSSVRGAAGSSFVTECQNVQSQGVFSCQCITQDTSEKNMCSACVAYQPRKDILKVSNCKIKCGNASQYGNHCFQRPEDFVENSTLLESEPAGREMPSSILAGTVRSAMTAAVSHSASVNAATHVETSDRSLVRKKQDQHKDTEIYKHSISACGTQELKQSANIPSPETLVDQSLSVISSHFKTMYQAAGSLHQKADEVSDCQSNQNSLDKCRCEGKPAREGLNGDYGETIPELSHKQKDLIIGSGSKVPLSCSSLKIKDSKRAFENIPGSEEFTHSVVDVVCPDCIDEPTEGVLGVEASSLSGCCTRQGTLAYHEILRSTSSLQGELNVLFKDTPGWHSELPNAAAATSVDSPEMQKSSKEKVCRSLKDYEIEECPDSAIDHEVKAVVDHEPNIRALSRGGVSLNYSHCERHGKGGSMTEGLRLEANSEFGKKKTFGLSLKDSMSPGCQDSIKMVHSCLSSQEHSPADVHDEMPNSKHHFKPKDDEMLCENVKDCTVLSDMKEGIPMDLSNRSEGDGTYISVDKNVCKTCHSHKNSINKHLPVTMETAIKLNKVETEEHQKGLFGHIPVGEASEETVTREGHDGNSQSHLKCQRVQNFTETPQNQEAVDLPKVECTYQKGTHALLEQHTSSNMSSDEMQNKKQPVTDQDESIMMEKVTLRKPSKDKIARQLQKLKYPKEESLCLSLKKDIELCTGTRLPGASWKEHDPSFAGGDQIHGAFVTLSYQPRLLPHRTCKRISCQEPVIVRRKISKVRNSDCGKSFSNRIPTKAHRLLSPCTVPAKPLEPETTASESLRSHIPKPKATLCHSLRSLSCRKPTKESALLNKLSVLASKLTLATKTQKLRYRRYSSSLVPLAKNYKRLRYKKLLDGFSHNAMQLDPYLAATGWNRGSNSRPLALYSLEAVKMSFIDLSNKMPSLLFGTENVPFSFHVKAATSCMAESSRTFPEHCAPSRLALTEASQCSTPSPKWTFSFFLSHVCPGMATFREDTGLSSQTHTQAPLRDYGGTAIVQTRADCSSLGLHTLLALCSPGCYRIWTKRRNFSSHMPIMQRLFLTQFTQGLKGLRSPASIANKVSCSLPYSVGRVLSIWSQHGPSCTFKLPALHSTHSKQQGSLSTLSSHTTIPNVPLPGMDAVHNTNSSHLRLEPVFPALVPKSCLVTEPAVSTLLLSAPELPVPGFDELDGVSAACPRPQSSPAQQKEAEPEKRPKKVSQIRIRKTIPKPDPNLTPMGLPRPKRLKKKEFSLEEIYTNKNYKSPPASRCLETIFEEPKERNGTLISVSQQKRKRVLEFQDFTVPRKRRARGKVKLTGSFTRAQKAALQTQELDALLIQKLMELETFFAKEEEQEHQPTAENSSGSSF, from the exons ATGCTGTCATCTGGAGTAGAGACTCAGCCAGTTCCACTTGATTCCTCCATGTCTGCTGTGGTACAGGAATTGTACTCTGAACTCTCA GATCTCCTCCTGAGACAATCCAGCAAAGGACCTGTATGTGCAGACCTTGCTGGAGATCCACAAAAGAACAGAG GAAATGTACACAATACAACTGGAACTCTGCCAGAACCTACAGAAGAGAGACAAG GGAACTGTACTGTTTCCAAAATgagcaaagggaaggaagagtcATGTGACTTACACCCTGTCTGTAAAGAAGATGACAATCACCAGCAGAGTCTCAGCCACCGTAAGGAAAAGCACAGTTCTGCACATGATAGTGCCATTGctacaggaagcagagatacTATAAAACCCTCAGAAGAAAATTCTAAAATGTTATATCTCACACCATCTTTGTCTGGTCCAAAATCCTTAGAAAAATGTGGTTTTGAAAGCAGTGGATTGGTAAAGACATCTGAAAAAATGCACAAGGTTGATCAAAGCAAGGACTTCACTTGTGGAGAAGAAAGGACTGTGGAATCCAGTAACCACAGCAACTATCACACTCAAGCTGGTTGTTCTTCTGCAGACAGCTGTAGTTCTATGCTTAATTCTTCTACTGAAGCCAcagaaattatgtttaaaaaaaatgatgtgaaAATTACTTTAAACCTTCATGGTAATTTGATAAACTCTGAGGACCATAGAAAAACTGTTGTTGATGTGACCCATCCTGAGAAACACTCTGAGAAAAGCAGCTTTTTCTTACTGGTGAATATTGAGGAGTCTGAGCAAGCAGCTGTAAAGTCTAGTGCATTAAATGGGAAGATTTACAGTAAAGATGCTAAGTCAGTAGTCAGCATCCAGAGAAATCTGGATGACTCTCTGCCAAATAAAGCATTTAGCAACGACTTTCCGTCTGAAAGAAAGCCCCTTCAGCATTTGATGCCAGAAGATCCAGTAAGTTCTGAACGTAATGAAATACCAAAACCCAAGAAAGGTACTGCAAAATTACCACCATCTCTAGAAAACCCTGTTCAGACCTCCTGTGACAGCATCTCACATTTCGATGAACCCATCAGCACCTGTGAGATGATTGGACGCTCTCCCAACAGAGAACTGGTTACACACAAAATAGAACAAGAATGTGTTCCACATCAACAAGTGTCCCTTAGTTCTCAAGACCATGTGACAACTGACACAAGTGTAAACAGAGAAATGCCTTCAGCAACGTGCAGAGCTGTTCAGGAGAGCCATCCTCTGGAGAATGGAGTAAATGTTACTGCTGATACTCAAACCATTCCTGCTGAGACAAAAATGGAAGCCATGTCTCCACAAGGTGACAAAGCCTGTGGTGCCTCTTCATACATACAAACcttaaacatcaaaacaaaaagcTCAGAAGGGCAAAAAGAAATGACTGGTGAACATTCCATGCTATTCTCAAGTGTGAGAGGAGCAGCTGGCTCTTCCTTTGTCACAGAATGTCAAAATGTTCAGTCTCAGGGTGTCTTCAGCTGCCAATGCATAACACAAGATACATCTGAAAAGAACATGTGTTCTGCTTGTGTTGCCTATCAACCTAGAAAAGATATTCTGAAAGTTAGcaactgtaaaataaaatgtggaaatgCATCTCAGTATGGTAATCACTGCTTCCAAAGACCAGAAGATTTTGTAGAAAATAGCACCCTCTTGGAGAGTGAACCTGCTGGGAGAGAGATGCCAAGCAGCATCCTAGCAGGCACGGTCAGAAGTGCAATGACAGCAGCTGTGTCACATAGTGCTTCTGTGAACGCCGCTACTCACGTGGAAACCAGTGACAGATCACTGGTTAGAAAAAAACAAGATCAACACAAAGACACTGAGATTTATAAACACAGCATCTCTGCTTGTGGCACACAAGAACTAAAGCAATCTGCAAACATTCCAAGTCCTGAAACATTAGTGGACCAGTCTCTGAGTGTTATTTCATCTCATTTTAAAACCATGTACCAAGCAGCTGGAAGTCTTCACCAGAAAGCAGATGAAGTCTCTGACTGTCAGAGTAACCAAAATAGTCTAGACAAATGCAGATGTGAAGGAAAGCCAGCCAGGGAAGGACTGAATGGTGACTACGGAGAGACCATCCCTGAGCTAAGCCACAAGCAAAAGGATCTGATAATCGGCTCAGGCAGTAAAGTCCCTTTGTCTTGTAGTAGTTTAAAGATAAAAGATTCCAAAAGAGCCTTTGAAAATATTCCTGGTTCTGAAGAGTTCACACACAGTGTGGTAGATGTTGTATGTCCAGACTGCATAGATGAGCCTACAGAGGGAGTGCTGGGTGTGGAAGCATCTAGTCTCTCTGGTTGTTGTACAAGGCAAGGTACATTGGCATACCACGAGATTTTAAGAAGTACCTCATCTCTTCAAGGAGAACTGAATGTTCTATTTAAAGATACACCTGGCTGGCACTCAGAACTCCcaaatgctgctgctgctacttcaGTAGACTCTCCTGAAATGCAAAAATCAAGTAAAGAAAAAGTATGCAGATCTCTAAAAGACTATGAAATAGAAGAATGTCCAGACTCTGCCATTGATCATGAAGTAAAAGCTGTTGTAGATCATGAACCAAATATAAGAGCACTGAGTAGAGGAGGTGTATCTTTAAATTACAGTCATTGTGAGCGTCACGGTAAAGGAGGATCCATGACAGAAGGACTGAGACTTGAAGCAAATTCTGAGTTTGGCAAGAAGAAAACTTTTGGATTATCCTTAAAAGACTCAATGTCTCCTGGGTGCCAAGACTCTATCAAGATGGTGCATTCTTGTCTGTCTTCTCAGGAACATTCACCAGCTGATGTTCATGACGAAATGCCTAACTCAAAACATCACTTTAAACCCAAAGATGATGAAATGCTTTGTGAAAATGTCAAGGATTGCACAGTTCTGTCTGACATGAAGGAAGGAATACCAATGGATTTAAGTAACCGTAGTGAAGGAGATGGCACATACATCAGTGTGGACAAAAATGTTTGCAAAACTTGTCACTCTCATAAGAATTCTATTAATAAACATTTGCCTGTGACAATGGAAACAGCAATTAAACTGAATAAAGTAGAAACTGAAGAACATCAGAAGGGACTATTTGGTCACATACCTGTTGGGGAAGCATCTGAGGAGACCGTCACCAGAGAAGGTCATGATGGTAATTCTCAGAGCCACTTGAAATGCCAGAGAGTACAAAATTTTACTgaaaccccacaaaaccaggAAGCTGTGGACTTGCCAAAAGTAGAATGTACATATCAAAAGGGCACACATGCACTGTTGGAACAACACACGTCATCAAACATGTCGTCAGATGAGatgcaaaataaaaagcaaccTGTGACTGACCAAGATGAGTCTATCATGATGGAAAAAGTCACCCTAAGAAAGCCATCCAAGGACAAAATTGCTAGACAGCTTCAGAAGTTGAAATACCCAAAAGAAGAAAGCTTATGTCTTTCATTAAAGAAAGACATTGAGTTATGCACAGGTACTCGCCTTCCTGGTGCCTCCTGGAAAGAACATGACCCCAGCTTTGCTGGAGGTGACCAAATACACGGTGCCTTTGTGACTTTGTCATATCAGCCAAGATTGCTTCCTCATCGAACGTGTAAGAGAATTTCCTGTCAGGAGCCGGTCATTGTGCggagaaaaataagtaaagtgAGAAATTCTGATTGTGGAAAGAGTTTCTCTAACCGAATCCCCACAAAAGCACACAGACTTCTCAGCCCATGTACCGTGCCTGCCAAGCCATTGGAACCTGAAACCACAGCTAGCGAGAGCTTGCGTAGCCACATACCAAAGCCGAAGGCTACTCTGTGCCATTCCTTGAGGAGCCTGAGTTGTAGGAAGCCTACCAAAGAATCAGCCTTACTAAACAAGCTGTCTGTCCTTGCCTCCAAACTGACTCTGGCAACAAAGACCCAGAAACTCAGATATCGGCGATATTCCTCCTCCCTTGTTCCTTTGGCTAAAAACTATAAGCGCCTCAGATATAAAAAGCTCCTAGATGGATTTTCACATAATGCAATGCAGCTGGACCCATATTTAGCAGCTACTGGGTGGAATAGGGGGTCTAACAGTAGGCCCTTGGCACTTTATTCTCTTGAAGCTGTTAAAATGAGCTTCATAGATCTGAGCAACAAGATGCCATCACTGCTGTTTGGTACCGAAAATGTCCCATTTTCCTTTCATGTGAAAGCAGCAACCAGTTGCATGGCTGAGTCCTCCAGGACTTTTCCTGAGcactgtgctccatcaaggcttgCCTTAACAGAGGCCTCCCAGTGCTCAACTCCATCTCCCAAGTGgaccttctcttttttcttgtccCACGTTTGCCCTGGGATGGCCACATTCAGGGAAGACACTGGCCTCAGTAGTCAGACACACACTCAGGCTCCTCTCCGAGATTATGGAGGCACTGCCATAGTTCAGACCAGAGCAGACTGCTCTAGCCTTGGCCTTCACACACTTCTAGCACTTTGTTCACCCGGATGTTACCGAATCTGGACAAAAAGACGGAACTTCTCCAGTCATATGCCTATCATGCAGAGGCTCTTCTTGACCCAGTTTACACAGGGCCTAAAAGGGTTAAGGTCTCCAGCCTCTATAGCAAATAAGGTCTCCTGTTCTCTGCCCTACTCTGTGGGCCGAGTGTTGTCCATTTGGAGCCAGCACGGGCCCTCTTGTACCTTCAAATTGCCAGCTCTTCATTCCACTCATAGCAAGCAGCAGGGGAGCCTGAGCACCCTGAGCAG CCACACCACCATACCAAATGTGCCTCTTCCAGGCATGGATGCTGTCCACAACACCAACAGCAGTCACCTGAG GCTAGAGCCTGTGTTTCCTGCCTTGGTGCCAAAGTCTTGCTTGGTAACAGAACCTGCTGTCAGCACGCTCCTGCTCTCGGCCCCTGAACTCCCAGTTCCTGGGTTTGATGAGCTGGATGGTGTGTCAGCAGCTTGCCCCCGACCACAGAGCAGCCCTGCACAGCAGAAAGAG GCTGAGCCAGAGAAGAGACCAAAGAAAGTCTCACAGATCCGCATCCGGAAAACCATTCCTAAACCAGATCCCAACCTTACCCCAATGGGCCTGCCTCGGCCCAAAAG
- the Prr14l gene encoding protein PRR14L isoform X4, with translation MSKGKEESCDLHPVCKEDDNHQQSLSHRKEKHSSAHDSAIATGSRDTIKPSEENSKMLYLTPSLSGPKSLEKCGFESSGLVKTSEKMHKVDQSKDFTCGEERTVESSNHSNYHTQAGCSSADSCSSMLNSSTEATEIMFKKNDVKITLNLHGNLINSEDHRKTVVDVTHPEKHSEKSSFFLLVNIEESEQAAVKSSALNGKIYSKDAKSVVSIQRNLDDSLPNKAFSNDFPSERKPLQHLMPEDPVSSERNEIPKPKKGTAKLPPSLENPVQTSCDSISHFDEPISTCEMIGRSPNRELVTHKIEQECVPHQQVSLSSQDHVTTDTSVNREMPSATCRAVQESHPLENGVNVTADTQTIPAETKMEAMSPQGDKACGASSYIQTLNIKTKSSEGQKEMTGEHSMLFSSVRGAAGSSFVTECQNVQSQGVFSCQCITQDTSEKNMCSACVAYQPRKDILKVSNCKIKCGNASQYGNHCFQRPEDFVENSTLLESEPAGREMPSSILAGTVRSAMTAAVSHSASVNAATHVETSDRSLVRKKQDQHKDTEIYKHSISACGTQELKQSANIPSPETLVDQSLSVISSHFKTMYQAAGSLHQKADEVSDCQSNQNSLDKCRCEGKPAREGLNGDYGETIPELSHKQKDLIIGSGSKVPLSCSSLKIKDSKRAFENIPGSEEFTHSVVDVVCPDCIDEPTEGVLGVEASSLSGCCTRQGTLAYHEILRSTSSLQGELNVLFKDTPGWHSELPNAAAATSVDSPEMQKSSKEKVCRSLKDYEIEECPDSAIDHEVKAVVDHEPNIRALSRGGVSLNYSHCERHGKGGSMTEGLRLEANSEFGKKKTFGLSLKDSMSPGCQDSIKMVHSCLSSQEHSPADVHDEMPNSKHHFKPKDDEMLCENVKDCTVLSDMKEGIPMDLSNRSEGDGTYISVDKNVCKTCHSHKNSINKHLPVTMETAIKLNKVETEEHQKGLFGHIPVGEASEETVTREGHDGNSQSHLKCQRVQNFTETPQNQEAVDLPKVECTYQKGTHALLEQHTSSNMSSDEMQNKKQPVTDQDESIMMEKVTLRKPSKDKIARQLQKLKYPKEESLCLSLKKDIELCTGTRLPGASWKEHDPSFAGGDQIHGAFVTLSYQPRLLPHRTCKRISCQEPVIVRRKISKVRNSDCGKSFSNRIPTKAHRLLSPCTVPAKPLEPETTASESLRSHIPKPKATLCHSLRSLSCRKPTKESALLNKLSVLASKLTLATKTQKLRYRRYSSSLVPLAKNYKRLRYKKLLDGFSHNAMQLDPYLAATGWNRGSNSRPLALYSLEAVKMSFIDLSNKMPSLLFGTENVPFSFHVKAATSCMAESSRTFPEHCAPSRLALTEASQCSTPSPKWTFSFFLSHVCPGMATFREDTGLSSQTHTQAPLRDYGGTAIVQTRADCSSLGLHTLLALCSPGCYRIWTKRRNFSSHMPIMQRLFLTQFTQGLKGLRSPASIANKVSCSLPYSVGRVLSIWSQHGPSCTFKLPALHSTHSKQQGSLSTLSSHTTIPNVPLPGMDAVHNTNSSHLRLEPVFPALVPKSCLVTEPAVSTLLLSAPELPVPGFDELDGVSAACPRPQSSPAQQKEAEPEKRPKKVSQIRIRKTIPKPDPNLTPMGLPRPKRLKKKEFSLEEIYTNKNYKSPPASRCLETIFEEPKERNGTLISVSQQKRKRVLEFQDFTVPRKRRARGKVKLTGSFTRAQKAALQTQELDALLIQKLMELETFFAKEEEQEHQPTAENSSGSSF, from the exons ATgagcaaagggaaggaagagtcATGTGACTTACACCCTGTCTGTAAAGAAGATGACAATCACCAGCAGAGTCTCAGCCACCGTAAGGAAAAGCACAGTTCTGCACATGATAGTGCCATTGctacaggaagcagagatacTATAAAACCCTCAGAAGAAAATTCTAAAATGTTATATCTCACACCATCTTTGTCTGGTCCAAAATCCTTAGAAAAATGTGGTTTTGAAAGCAGTGGATTGGTAAAGACATCTGAAAAAATGCACAAGGTTGATCAAAGCAAGGACTTCACTTGTGGAGAAGAAAGGACTGTGGAATCCAGTAACCACAGCAACTATCACACTCAAGCTGGTTGTTCTTCTGCAGACAGCTGTAGTTCTATGCTTAATTCTTCTACTGAAGCCAcagaaattatgtttaaaaaaaatgatgtgaaAATTACTTTAAACCTTCATGGTAATTTGATAAACTCTGAGGACCATAGAAAAACTGTTGTTGATGTGACCCATCCTGAGAAACACTCTGAGAAAAGCAGCTTTTTCTTACTGGTGAATATTGAGGAGTCTGAGCAAGCAGCTGTAAAGTCTAGTGCATTAAATGGGAAGATTTACAGTAAAGATGCTAAGTCAGTAGTCAGCATCCAGAGAAATCTGGATGACTCTCTGCCAAATAAAGCATTTAGCAACGACTTTCCGTCTGAAAGAAAGCCCCTTCAGCATTTGATGCCAGAAGATCCAGTAAGTTCTGAACGTAATGAAATACCAAAACCCAAGAAAGGTACTGCAAAATTACCACCATCTCTAGAAAACCCTGTTCAGACCTCCTGTGACAGCATCTCACATTTCGATGAACCCATCAGCACCTGTGAGATGATTGGACGCTCTCCCAACAGAGAACTGGTTACACACAAAATAGAACAAGAATGTGTTCCACATCAACAAGTGTCCCTTAGTTCTCAAGACCATGTGACAACTGACACAAGTGTAAACAGAGAAATGCCTTCAGCAACGTGCAGAGCTGTTCAGGAGAGCCATCCTCTGGAGAATGGAGTAAATGTTACTGCTGATACTCAAACCATTCCTGCTGAGACAAAAATGGAAGCCATGTCTCCACAAGGTGACAAAGCCTGTGGTGCCTCTTCATACATACAAACcttaaacatcaaaacaaaaagcTCAGAAGGGCAAAAAGAAATGACTGGTGAACATTCCATGCTATTCTCAAGTGTGAGAGGAGCAGCTGGCTCTTCCTTTGTCACAGAATGTCAAAATGTTCAGTCTCAGGGTGTCTTCAGCTGCCAATGCATAACACAAGATACATCTGAAAAGAACATGTGTTCTGCTTGTGTTGCCTATCAACCTAGAAAAGATATTCTGAAAGTTAGcaactgtaaaataaaatgtggaaatgCATCTCAGTATGGTAATCACTGCTTCCAAAGACCAGAAGATTTTGTAGAAAATAGCACCCTCTTGGAGAGTGAACCTGCTGGGAGAGAGATGCCAAGCAGCATCCTAGCAGGCACGGTCAGAAGTGCAATGACAGCAGCTGTGTCACATAGTGCTTCTGTGAACGCCGCTACTCACGTGGAAACCAGTGACAGATCACTGGTTAGAAAAAAACAAGATCAACACAAAGACACTGAGATTTATAAACACAGCATCTCTGCTTGTGGCACACAAGAACTAAAGCAATCTGCAAACATTCCAAGTCCTGAAACATTAGTGGACCAGTCTCTGAGTGTTATTTCATCTCATTTTAAAACCATGTACCAAGCAGCTGGAAGTCTTCACCAGAAAGCAGATGAAGTCTCTGACTGTCAGAGTAACCAAAATAGTCTAGACAAATGCAGATGTGAAGGAAAGCCAGCCAGGGAAGGACTGAATGGTGACTACGGAGAGACCATCCCTGAGCTAAGCCACAAGCAAAAGGATCTGATAATCGGCTCAGGCAGTAAAGTCCCTTTGTCTTGTAGTAGTTTAAAGATAAAAGATTCCAAAAGAGCCTTTGAAAATATTCCTGGTTCTGAAGAGTTCACACACAGTGTGGTAGATGTTGTATGTCCAGACTGCATAGATGAGCCTACAGAGGGAGTGCTGGGTGTGGAAGCATCTAGTCTCTCTGGTTGTTGTACAAGGCAAGGTACATTGGCATACCACGAGATTTTAAGAAGTACCTCATCTCTTCAAGGAGAACTGAATGTTCTATTTAAAGATACACCTGGCTGGCACTCAGAACTCCcaaatgctgctgctgctacttcaGTAGACTCTCCTGAAATGCAAAAATCAAGTAAAGAAAAAGTATGCAGATCTCTAAAAGACTATGAAATAGAAGAATGTCCAGACTCTGCCATTGATCATGAAGTAAAAGCTGTTGTAGATCATGAACCAAATATAAGAGCACTGAGTAGAGGAGGTGTATCTTTAAATTACAGTCATTGTGAGCGTCACGGTAAAGGAGGATCCATGACAGAAGGACTGAGACTTGAAGCAAATTCTGAGTTTGGCAAGAAGAAAACTTTTGGATTATCCTTAAAAGACTCAATGTCTCCTGGGTGCCAAGACTCTATCAAGATGGTGCATTCTTGTCTGTCTTCTCAGGAACATTCACCAGCTGATGTTCATGACGAAATGCCTAACTCAAAACATCACTTTAAACCCAAAGATGATGAAATGCTTTGTGAAAATGTCAAGGATTGCACAGTTCTGTCTGACATGAAGGAAGGAATACCAATGGATTTAAGTAACCGTAGTGAAGGAGATGGCACATACATCAGTGTGGACAAAAATGTTTGCAAAACTTGTCACTCTCATAAGAATTCTATTAATAAACATTTGCCTGTGACAATGGAAACAGCAATTAAACTGAATAAAGTAGAAACTGAAGAACATCAGAAGGGACTATTTGGTCACATACCTGTTGGGGAAGCATCTGAGGAGACCGTCACCAGAGAAGGTCATGATGGTAATTCTCAGAGCCACTTGAAATGCCAGAGAGTACAAAATTTTACTgaaaccccacaaaaccaggAAGCTGTGGACTTGCCAAAAGTAGAATGTACATATCAAAAGGGCACACATGCACTGTTGGAACAACACACGTCATCAAACATGTCGTCAGATGAGatgcaaaataaaaagcaaccTGTGACTGACCAAGATGAGTCTATCATGATGGAAAAAGTCACCCTAAGAAAGCCATCCAAGGACAAAATTGCTAGACAGCTTCAGAAGTTGAAATACCCAAAAGAAGAAAGCTTATGTCTTTCATTAAAGAAAGACATTGAGTTATGCACAGGTACTCGCCTTCCTGGTGCCTCCTGGAAAGAACATGACCCCAGCTTTGCTGGAGGTGACCAAATACACGGTGCCTTTGTGACTTTGTCATATCAGCCAAGATTGCTTCCTCATCGAACGTGTAAGAGAATTTCCTGTCAGGAGCCGGTCATTGTGCggagaaaaataagtaaagtgAGAAATTCTGATTGTGGAAAGAGTTTCTCTAACCGAATCCCCACAAAAGCACACAGACTTCTCAGCCCATGTACCGTGCCTGCCAAGCCATTGGAACCTGAAACCACAGCTAGCGAGAGCTTGCGTAGCCACATACCAAAGCCGAAGGCTACTCTGTGCCATTCCTTGAGGAGCCTGAGTTGTAGGAAGCCTACCAAAGAATCAGCCTTACTAAACAAGCTGTCTGTCCTTGCCTCCAAACTGACTCTGGCAACAAAGACCCAGAAACTCAGATATCGGCGATATTCCTCCTCCCTTGTTCCTTTGGCTAAAAACTATAAGCGCCTCAGATATAAAAAGCTCCTAGATGGATTTTCACATAATGCAATGCAGCTGGACCCATATTTAGCAGCTACTGGGTGGAATAGGGGGTCTAACAGTAGGCCCTTGGCACTTTATTCTCTTGAAGCTGTTAAAATGAGCTTCATAGATCTGAGCAACAAGATGCCATCACTGCTGTTTGGTACCGAAAATGTCCCATTTTCCTTTCATGTGAAAGCAGCAACCAGTTGCATGGCTGAGTCCTCCAGGACTTTTCCTGAGcactgtgctccatcaaggcttgCCTTAACAGAGGCCTCCCAGTGCTCAACTCCATCTCCCAAGTGgaccttctcttttttcttgtccCACGTTTGCCCTGGGATGGCCACATTCAGGGAAGACACTGGCCTCAGTAGTCAGACACACACTCAGGCTCCTCTCCGAGATTATGGAGGCACTGCCATAGTTCAGACCAGAGCAGACTGCTCTAGCCTTGGCCTTCACACACTTCTAGCACTTTGTTCACCCGGATGTTACCGAATCTGGACAAAAAGACGGAACTTCTCCAGTCATATGCCTATCATGCAGAGGCTCTTCTTGACCCAGTTTACACAGGGCCTAAAAGGGTTAAGGTCTCCAGCCTCTATAGCAAATAAGGTCTCCTGTTCTCTGCCCTACTCTGTGGGCCGAGTGTTGTCCATTTGGAGCCAGCACGGGCCCTCTTGTACCTTCAAATTGCCAGCTCTTCATTCCACTCATAGCAAGCAGCAGGGGAGCCTGAGCACCCTGAGCAG CCACACCACCATACCAAATGTGCCTCTTCCAGGCATGGATGCTGTCCACAACACCAACAGCAGTCACCTGAG GCTAGAGCCTGTGTTTCCTGCCTTGGTGCCAAAGTCTTGCTTGGTAACAGAACCTGCTGTCAGCACGCTCCTGCTCTCGGCCCCTGAACTCCCAGTTCCTGGGTTTGATGAGCTGGATGGTGTGTCAGCAGCTTGCCCCCGACCACAGAGCAGCCCTGCACAGCAGAAAGAG GCTGAGCCAGAGAAGAGACCAAAGAAAGTCTCACAGATCCGCATCCGGAAAACCATTCCTAAACCAGATCCCAACCTTACCCCAATGGGCCTGCCTCGGCCCAAAAG